Proteins found in one Seonamhaeicola sp. S2-3 genomic segment:
- a CDS encoding helix-turn-helix domain-containing protein yields the protein MPTLTGTFVFLMKVNIITRKIEAKKTKEPVPTAKKRVMNKKLRTLRLQKGLSQENIAFELGISQKAYSKIENGESSLSHDKMIKIAEILGTTPKEICPINKECSQNNSNYHKLLNYLKEKGIKIPDLK from the coding sequence ATGCCAACGCTAACAGGCACATTTGTTTTTTTGATGAAAGTCAATATAATAACAAGAAAAATTGAAGCAAAAAAAACAAAAGAGCCTGTTCCAACCGCCAAAAAGAGAGTTATGAATAAAAAACTTAGAACATTACGACTGCAAAAAGGCTTATCACAAGAAAATATTGCATTTGAATTAGGTATTTCTCAAAAAGCCTATTCTAAAATAGAAAACGGTGAATCTTCATTAAGCCATGACAAAATGATTAAAATTGCTGAAATATTAGGAACTACCCCAAAAGAAATCTGCCCTATTAATAAAGAATGTTCTCAAAATAATTCGAATTATCATAAGCTTTTAAATTATCTAAAAGAAAAGGGTATAAAAATACCAGACTTAAAATAA
- a CDS encoding DNA cytosine methyltransferase, translating into MDDRKSQVKNSNKKDLKLLSFFSGAMGLDIGLHKVGFKTLLACEIDKSSRETIVANNPKIGLIGDIRNYSTDEILEYAGLESREEVDLIVGGPPCQAFSSAGKRMGLADERGNVFLKFIEVIENIKPKFAVIENVRGLLSATYSIDLKEEEEIFLPPELKELKGATMYYIYNRLREAGYELSFNLYNSANYGTPQSRERVIIVCSRVNDYVPYLKPTHSKDGEFGLKKWKVLKTALKGLNGNNNEFIKFPEKRLKYYRLLKAGQNWRNLTEELQKEALGKSYYLGGGKTGFFRRLSWDKPSPTLVTHPAMPATDLGHPEEDRPLSVLEYKRIQEFPDKWEIKGSLINKYKQIGNAVPVSVGKAIGQLIISLSKNEKVENIPNFKYSRYLNTSNESFILDFEKRAKKLIEENERNQLSLFESSSLP; encoded by the coding sequence ATGGACGACAGAAAATCACAAGTTAAAAACTCGAATAAAAAAGACCTAAAACTATTAAGTTTCTTTAGTGGTGCAATGGGTTTGGATATTGGATTACACAAAGTTGGCTTTAAAACTTTATTAGCTTGTGAGATTGATAAATCAAGTCGTGAAACCATTGTAGCAAACAATCCTAAAATTGGACTTATTGGCGATATTCGAAATTATTCTACCGATGAGATTTTAGAATATGCAGGATTAGAAAGTAGAGAAGAAGTTGATTTAATAGTTGGTGGACCACCTTGCCAAGCTTTTAGTTCGGCAGGAAAAAGAATGGGATTAGCTGATGAGAGAGGAAATGTATTTCTAAAATTTATTGAGGTAATAGAAAACATTAAACCAAAATTTGCTGTAATAGAAAATGTAAGAGGTTTGTTGTCTGCAACTTACTCCATTGATTTGAAAGAAGAAGAAGAGATTTTCTTACCACCTGAGTTGAAAGAGCTTAAAGGTGCGACAATGTATTATATCTATAATAGATTACGTGAAGCAGGATATGAACTGTCTTTTAATTTATACAACTCTGCCAATTATGGAACTCCACAAAGTAGAGAAAGAGTTATTATAGTCTGTTCAAGAGTGAACGATTATGTGCCTTATTTAAAGCCAACTCATTCAAAAGATGGTGAATTTGGTTTAAAAAAATGGAAAGTTTTAAAGACTGCTTTGAAAGGTTTGAATGGTAATAATAATGAATTCATCAAATTTCCAGAAAAACGCTTAAAATATTATCGCTTATTAAAAGCTGGTCAAAATTGGCGTAATCTAACAGAAGAGTTACAAAAAGAAGCACTTGGAAAATCTTACTATTTAGGTGGTGGAAAAACAGGTTTCTTTAGAAGACTTTCTTGGGATAAGCCATCGCCAACACTTGTTACGCATCCTGCAATGCCTGCAACTGATTTAGGTCATCCAGAAGAAGATAGACCATTGAGTGTATTAGAGTACAAGAGAATTCAAGAATTTCCAGACAAATGGGAAATCAAAGGCAGTTTGATTAATAAGTATAAGCAAATTGGTAATGCAGTTCCAGTAAGTGTTGGTAAGGCAATTGGTCAACTTATAATTTCTTTATCGAAAAATGAAAAAGTAGAAAATATTCCAAATTTCAAATATTCTCGTTACTTGAATACATCAAATGAATCTTTTATTTTAGATTTCGAAAAAAGAGCTAAAAAATTAATAGAGGAGAATGAGAGAAATCAACTCTCATTATTTGAATCTTCTTCATTACCATAA
- a CDS encoding SinI family restriction endonuclease encodes MPRKPLSTFDNLNKEELLEIVRNEAGDRVSDSLIVVANRIIEIPEYSCTINIRTGEDVSDFMKKWTNKFINGYNNRPSQRTSNPIGTQHDPILDEIISARIHHTTDDLESIKYGHRLSMSAENIAGAFLEEYIAEELISQGWHCCWGETMKSIDFCNVDGQLLQVKNSDNSENSSSKTVRDGTPIKHWFRRFSRTGGTNWNALNELVGIDNEEDNLNEESFKAFVRESVSNNPGSIFLEEESPFYGNEEDSNNES; translated from the coding sequence ATGCCAAGAAAACCATTATCAACATTTGACAATCTTAATAAAGAAGAGTTACTGGAAATAGTCCGAAATGAAGCTGGTGATAGAGTTAGTGATTCGTTAATTGTTGTTGCTAATAGAATAATTGAAATACCCGAATATTCTTGCACTATAAATATAAGAACTGGTGAAGATGTTTCTGATTTTATGAAAAAATGGACTAACAAGTTTATAAATGGTTATAACAATAGACCATCTCAAAGAACGAGTAATCCAATCGGAACACAACACGACCCAATTTTAGATGAAATTATATCAGCTCGTATACATCACACAACAGATGACCTTGAAAGTATTAAATACGGTCATCGTTTATCAATGTCAGCAGAAAATATTGCAGGTGCTTTTCTTGAAGAATATATTGCAGAAGAATTAATATCTCAAGGTTGGCATTGCTGTTGGGGAGAAACTATGAAAAGCATTGACTTTTGTAATGTTGATGGTCAATTACTTCAAGTGAAAAATAGTGATAATAGCGAAAATAGTTCTAGTAAAACAGTAAGAGATGGTACACCTATCAAACATTGGTTTAGACGGTTTTCAAGAACTGGAGGAACAAATTGGAATGCACTAAACGAATTAGTAGGGATTGACAACGAAGAAGATAATTTGAATGAAGAATCTTTCAAAGCATTTGTTAGAGAATCAGTAAGTAACAATCCTGGTTCAATATTTTTAGAAGAAGAAAGCCCTTTTTATGGTAATGAAGAAGATTCAAATAATGAGAGTTGA
- a CDS encoding helix-turn-helix domain-containing protein, giving the protein MDSKQKILIKFGERVREIRKEKELSQEELAHKADLHRTYIGMIERAEKNITLVNIEKIANALEVEIANLIK; this is encoded by the coding sequence ATGGATTCAAAACAAAAAATACTGATAAAATTTGGAGAAAGAGTTCGTGAAATTCGAAAGGAAAAAGAACTATCGCAAGAGGAATTAGCACATAAAGCTGATTTACATCGAACATATATTGGTATGATTGAAAGAGCAGAAAAAAATATTACTCTTGTCAATATAGAAAAGATTGCTAATGCTTTAGAAGTAGAAATAGCAAATCTTATAAAATAA
- a CDS encoding IS1182 family transposase: MQGTKIFQEKLFNQFRLSDRVPEENFYRRLRGAIDLNFLYKRTQKFYGSSGQKSIDPVVFFKLCLVGYLENITSDRKLISHCSMRLDILYFLGYDIDEELPWHSTISRTRQLFPEAVFESVFTKIFGLCVSAGMVAGHTQTIDSAPVKANASMDTLELKVPEEDLEGHLREIRNISHRDKQKPLRQSKANKADKDQQTLSASTKELQAIKRRNAKWAKDQDARPGAGAKGSRYTSNKTHYSPTDPDARISVKPGKARKLNYLSQLTVDTANHVISDIRAYHADGKDSQHLPDIVKRVKQRLWKAALVWENCVADTGYSSGENYAFLEAIGLKSFIPAHGTYKGGPDGFTYHEKEDYYTCPQGQIIPFKKVFIEKKNNTKKKEYRGSKPLCLDCPVRTACLGKTAQEKKFTVTYYRSEYERNIARVESNQGRYMKGKRQSTVEPVFGTLTQFMGLRKVNTIGIEQANKCMQLSAIAYNLKKYMKFIEKRTKSGAGAQTLYFSLKNTFYNLINMLLKPFKTPEFLSL, translated from the coding sequence ATGCAAGGCACAAAAATATTTCAAGAAAAGCTATTCAATCAATTTAGGCTAAGCGACCGCGTACCAGAAGAGAATTTCTACCGACGTCTTCGTGGAGCTATCGACCTTAATTTCCTTTACAAAAGGACTCAGAAATTCTATGGATCAAGCGGACAAAAAAGCATCGACCCTGTTGTATTCTTTAAGCTATGTTTGGTTGGTTATTTAGAAAATATAACAAGCGACCGTAAGCTTATATCACATTGTAGCATGCGCTTGGATATCTTGTATTTTTTAGGCTATGATATCGACGAAGAATTACCGTGGCATTCTACTATAAGCCGTACACGCCAACTATTTCCAGAAGCGGTATTTGAATCTGTTTTCACAAAAATATTTGGGCTATGTGTCTCGGCAGGTATGGTTGCCGGCCATACCCAGACCATAGATTCCGCCCCTGTAAAGGCCAATGCTTCTATGGATACTTTAGAACTGAAAGTGCCAGAAGAGGATTTAGAAGGGCATCTTCGGGAAATTCGTAACATCAGCCATCGAGATAAACAGAAGCCCTTAAGGCAATCTAAAGCAAACAAGGCCGATAAAGACCAACAAACCTTATCGGCTTCTACGAAAGAATTACAGGCCATAAAAAGGCGTAATGCCAAATGGGCAAAGGATCAAGATGCACGTCCAGGAGCTGGTGCTAAAGGCAGTCGCTATACCAGTAACAAGACCCATTACAGTCCCACCGATCCGGATGCGCGCATCAGTGTAAAACCGGGAAAGGCAAGAAAACTCAATTACCTTAGTCAACTTACAGTAGATACGGCAAACCATGTGATAAGTGATATAAGAGCGTACCATGCCGATGGCAAAGACAGTCAGCATTTACCAGATATCGTTAAGCGGGTAAAACAACGGCTTTGGAAAGCGGCACTGGTTTGGGAAAATTGTGTGGCCGACACGGGCTATAGCAGCGGCGAGAATTATGCCTTTCTAGAGGCAATAGGCCTAAAAAGTTTTATACCCGCCCACGGCACTTATAAGGGCGGTCCGGATGGATTTACCTATCACGAAAAGGAAGATTATTATACATGTCCTCAAGGCCAAATCATCCCCTTTAAAAAAGTGTTTATAGAAAAAAAGAACAACACCAAGAAGAAGGAATACCGCGGCTCAAAACCGTTGTGTTTGGACTGTCCAGTACGCACTGCATGCCTAGGGAAAACGGCACAGGAAAAGAAGTTTACCGTTACCTATTACCGCTCGGAATATGAGCGTAACATAGCCCGGGTAGAAAGCAACCAAGGGCGTTATATGAAAGGAAAAAGGCAGAGCACCGTAGAACCTGTATTTGGTACGCTCACACAATTTATGGGCCTAAGAAAAGTGAATACCATTGGAATTGAGCAGGCCAATAAATGCATGCAACTTTCTGCCATAGCCTACAACCTTAAAAAATATATGAAATTCATAGAAAAACGTACTAAAAGCGGAGCAGGGGCACAGACGCTTTATTTTAGTCTCAAAAATACCTTTTACAACCTTATAAACATGCTTTTAAAGCCTTTTAAAACACCAGAATTTTTAAGTCTATAA